A region from the Kribbella shirazensis genome encodes:
- the rsgA gene encoding ribosome small subunit-dependent GTPase A, with amino-acid sequence MSATLQALGLDGSTADFLHSVPDELVPGRVARVDKGLATVLTEDGPVRASWSGALLADLASDPQAGPCTGDWVVLRYWPDDRITVESVLPRRTAIVRAEVGGSSRGQVLASNVDVIAIVVGLVPEPNIVRIERFMALAWESGARPVVVLTKADLVGDAELVAEDVAAAAPGADVLVCSATTGAGMDAVRELLDGDATLALLGSSGAGKSSLVNALAGVELLDVQDIREDGKGRHTSVRRELIVLPAGGVVIDTPGLRGIGLQESGEGLAAAFPDITELAERCKFKDCSHQREPSCAVQVALEEGTLPYRRYESWVKLQREAVYMARRADARLRSEAKKDWARASKSYRRDINPRQ; translated from the coding sequence ATGTCAGCCACTCTCCAGGCCCTGGGACTCGACGGTTCCACGGCCGACTTCCTGCACTCCGTCCCGGACGAGCTCGTGCCGGGACGCGTCGCCCGGGTCGACAAGGGCCTGGCGACGGTACTCACCGAGGACGGACCGGTGCGCGCCAGCTGGTCCGGCGCGCTGCTCGCCGACCTGGCGTCCGATCCTCAGGCCGGCCCGTGCACAGGGGACTGGGTCGTCCTGCGGTACTGGCCGGACGACCGGATCACGGTCGAGTCGGTGCTGCCCCGCCGTACGGCGATCGTCCGGGCGGAGGTCGGCGGCTCGTCCCGCGGGCAGGTGCTCGCGTCGAACGTGGATGTGATCGCCATCGTCGTCGGTCTCGTGCCGGAGCCGAACATCGTGCGGATCGAGCGGTTCATGGCACTGGCCTGGGAGAGCGGTGCGCGTCCGGTCGTCGTACTGACCAAGGCCGACCTGGTCGGTGACGCCGAGCTGGTGGCCGAGGACGTAGCGGCTGCTGCGCCCGGTGCGGACGTGCTGGTGTGCAGTGCGACCACAGGTGCCGGGATGGACGCCGTACGGGAGTTGCTGGACGGGGACGCGACGCTGGCGTTGCTGGGGTCCAGTGGGGCGGGTAAGTCGTCTTTGGTGAATGCGCTGGCCGGTGTGGAACTGCTGGACGTGCAGGACATCCGTGAGGACGGCAAGGGGCGGCATACCTCGGTACGGCGTGAGCTGATCGTGCTGCCCGCGGGCGGGGTCGTCATCGATACGCCTGGGCTGCGGGGCATCGGGTTGCAGGAGAGCGGGGAGGGCCTGGCCGCGGCGTTCCCTGACATCACGGAGCTGGCGGAGCGGTGCAAGTTCAAGGATTGCTCGCACCAGCGGGAGCCCTCGTGTGCGGTCCAGGTAGCGCTGGAGGAAGGGACGCTGCCGTACCGGCGCTACGAGAGTTGGGTGAAGCTGCAGCGCGAGGCGGTGTACATGGCTCGCCGTGCGGATGCGCGGCTGCGGTCGGAGGCGAAGAAGGACTGGGCGCGGGCCAGTAAGTCGTACCGCCGGGACATCAACCCTCGGCAGTGA
- a CDS encoding YihY/virulence factor BrkB family protein: MAWVRKVPATTWKLLTQTVGVCLRYRVTGLAAEGAFFAILSLPPLIFGLAGSLGYIASKWFEVETINDIKQQIAELAARALTDDSVQSVIVPTLNQVLNGGRPDVISIGFVLALWSGSRALNVFVDTITIMYGMGGKRGIVRTRALSFSLYCAALVIGVIVLPLVLAGPDAVDALLPHRLDFLNQLYWPVVTILSAGFLNTLYHLSVPVRTPWVSDLPGSFLALSIWILGSFVLRWILQSTVGGTSIYGPLAAPIAVLMWLYMSAIAVLIGAALNAVVDRLWPHKAQVAEVKQSATTDDEAPRDDEIEPVMKAEPDPHHEHGHGHPLTPVVEDERPETEAARKVEKLSEHPRKTAPGAESRPRREAEAQVEGDGARSPASVGKSGAQSDTDDLR; the protein is encoded by the coding sequence TTGGCATGGGTTCGCAAGGTCCCGGCGACGACCTGGAAGCTGCTCACCCAGACCGTCGGGGTCTGTCTGCGCTACCGGGTCACCGGGCTCGCGGCCGAGGGGGCGTTCTTCGCGATCCTGTCGTTGCCGCCACTGATCTTCGGGCTCGCCGGCTCGCTCGGTTACATCGCGAGCAAGTGGTTCGAGGTCGAGACGATCAACGACATCAAGCAGCAGATCGCGGAGCTCGCGGCCCGGGCCCTGACCGACGACTCGGTCCAGAGCGTGATCGTGCCGACCCTGAACCAGGTGCTGAACGGCGGCCGGCCGGACGTCATCTCGATCGGTTTCGTGCTCGCCCTGTGGTCCGGCAGCCGTGCGCTGAACGTGTTCGTCGACACCATCACGATCATGTACGGGATGGGCGGCAAGCGCGGCATCGTCCGCACCCGCGCGCTGTCCTTCTCGCTGTACTGCGCGGCGCTGGTGATCGGTGTGATCGTCCTGCCGCTGGTGCTGGCCGGACCCGACGCGGTCGACGCGCTCCTGCCGCACCGGCTGGACTTCCTGAACCAGCTGTACTGGCCCGTGGTCACCATCCTGTCCGCCGGCTTCCTGAACACCCTGTACCACCTCTCGGTGCCGGTCCGTACGCCGTGGGTCTCGGACCTCCCGGGATCGTTCCTGGCGCTGTCGATCTGGATCCTGGGCAGCTTCGTGCTCCGGTGGATCCTGCAGAGCACGGTCGGCGGTACGTCGATCTACGGCCCGCTGGCCGCGCCGATCGCCGTACTCATGTGGCTCTACATGAGCGCGATCGCCGTACTGATCGGTGCCGCGCTGAACGCGGTCGTGGACCGGCTGTGGCCGCACAAGGCACAGGTTGCCGAGGTCAAGCAGTCCGCGACGACCGACGACGAAGCGCCGCGCGACGACGAGATCGAGCCGGTGATGAAGGCGGAGCCGGACCCGCACCACGAGCACGGGCACGGGCACCCGCTGACCCCGGTCGTCGAGGACGAGCGCCCGGAGACCGAGGCCGCGCGGAAGGTGGAGAAGCTCTCCGAGCACCCGCGCAAGACCGCGCCCGGGGCCGAGTCTCGCCCACGGCGTGAGGCTGAAGCTCAGGTTGAGGGTGATGGTGCGCGGAGTCCTGCCTCGGTCGGAAAATCCGGTGCGCAGAGTGACACCGACGACCTACGCTGA
- a CDS encoding acyl-CoA dehydrogenase family protein, whose amino-acid sequence MADPFAVTNQAPPLRGVNFFTQDQPLGDALRPYAGLAGDLAADPGLRRIGELAGSEEARAHALPANQNPPVLRTHDRYGNRVDEVEFHPSWHWLMEQAVGFGLQAAPWTSDRPAPHLTRAAGFYLWSQVEPGHGCPISMTYAAVPALRADERLAKEWIPALASTRYDVRRLPAAAKGGVLAGMGMTEKQGGSDVRANLTTATPVDRDGEYELNGHKWFCSAPQVDVFLVLAQAPDGLSCFVVPRVLADGNRNPFALQRLKDKLGNRSNASSEVEFHGTIGYRLGDEGAGVRTIIEMVAATRLDCVLGSAALQRRALVEAVWHTRHRSAFGGLLADKPAMQNVLADLALESEAATALGMRLAAAVDAAVGGGPQAAVGGDPQAAAFRRIGLPLAKFWVCKRTPFMVAEALECLGGNGYVEESGLPLLYRESPLNSIWEGSGNVNALDVLRALRRPESLDGWLTEMAAVQGADARMDAAVNDVLQALADAENAEAGARRLAAQMALCLQGSLLIRHSTPEVAEAFVASRLAGDWGGVFGTLPRTTPFERIVERAIG is encoded by the coding sequence ATGGCGGACCCATTCGCGGTAACGAATCAGGCTCCCCCACTGCGGGGCGTGAACTTCTTCACCCAGGACCAGCCACTGGGTGACGCTCTGCGTCCGTACGCCGGGCTCGCAGGGGACCTCGCCGCCGATCCCGGACTGCGGCGGATCGGCGAGCTCGCGGGGTCCGAGGAGGCCCGCGCGCACGCGCTCCCGGCGAACCAGAACCCACCCGTCCTGCGCACCCACGACCGGTACGGGAACCGTGTCGACGAGGTCGAGTTCCACCCGTCGTGGCACTGGCTGATGGAGCAGGCCGTCGGGTTCGGGCTGCAGGCCGCGCCGTGGACGAGCGACCGGCCCGCACCGCATCTGACCCGGGCCGCCGGGTTCTACCTGTGGTCGCAGGTCGAGCCGGGACACGGTTGCCCGATCTCGATGACGTACGCCGCGGTGCCCGCGCTGCGGGCGGACGAGCGGCTCGCGAAGGAGTGGATCCCGGCGCTGGCGTCGACGCGGTACGACGTACGCCGGTTGCCGGCCGCGGCGAAGGGCGGGGTGCTCGCCGGGATGGGGATGACCGAGAAGCAGGGCGGGTCCGACGTACGGGCGAACCTCACGACGGCGACGCCCGTGGACCGGGACGGCGAGTACGAGCTGAACGGGCACAAGTGGTTCTGCTCCGCGCCGCAGGTCGACGTGTTCCTGGTGCTCGCGCAGGCGCCGGACGGGCTCAGTTGTTTCGTCGTACCGCGGGTGCTTGCCGACGGCAACCGGAACCCGTTCGCCCTGCAACGGCTGAAGGACAAGCTCGGGAACCGGTCGAACGCGTCGTCCGAGGTGGAGTTCCACGGCACGATCGGCTACCGGCTCGGGGACGAGGGCGCCGGGGTGCGGACGATCATCGAGATGGTCGCGGCGACGCGGCTGGACTGTGTCCTCGGGTCCGCCGCTCTCCAGCGTCGCGCTCTGGTGGAAGCGGTCTGGCACACGCGGCATCGGTCGGCGTTCGGTGGGCTGCTGGCCGACAAACCCGCCATGCAGAACGTGCTGGCGGATCTTGCGCTCGAGTCGGAGGCAGCGACGGCCCTGGGGATGCGCTTGGCGGCAGCGGTTGATGCGGCCGTCGGGGGCGGCCCGCAGGCCGCGGTCGGGGGCGATCCGCAGGCGGCGGCGTTCCGGCGGATCGGGTTGCCGCTCGCCAAGTTCTGGGTGTGCAAGCGGACGCCGTTCATGGTCGCGGAGGCCCTCGAGTGCCTGGGCGGCAACGGGTACGTCGAGGAGTCCGGGCTGCCGCTGCTGTACCGGGAGTCGCCGCTGAACTCGATCTGGGAAGGGTCGGGGAACGTGAACGCGCTCGACGTCCTGCGGGCGCTCCGCAGGCCCGAGTCGCTCGATGGCTGGCTGACCGAGATGGCCGCGGTACAGGGTGCCGACGCTCGGATGGACGCCGCGGTGAACGACGTACTGCAAGCGCTTGCTGATGCCGAGAACGCCGAAGCCGGTGCGCGCAGGCTGGCTGCCCAGATGGCCCTGTGCCTGCAGGGTTCGCTGCTGATCCGGCATTCGACGCCGGAGGTTGCGGAGGCGTTCGTCGCGTCACGGTTGGCCGGTGACTGGGGCGGGGTGTTCGGGACGCTCCCGCGGACGACACCGTTCGAGCGGATCGTCGAGCGCGCGATAGGGTGA
- a CDS encoding glycine hydroxymethyltransferase, giving the protein MTQPFDAAAASAAYNNALQVIASVEPTIAGAIRAELADQRSSLKLIASENYASPATLLTMGNWLSDKYAEGTVGHRFYAGCQNVDTVEQTAADHARELFGAPHAYVQPHSGIDANLVAFWAILAQRIESPALAEAGAKHVNDLSDEDWTKLRKALGDQKMLGMSLDAGGHLTHGFRPNISGKMFNQHSYGTDPETGLLDYDKVAATAREFKPLILIAGYSAYPRKVNFAKMREIADEVGATLMVDMAHFAGLVAGKVFTDDFDPVPHAHVTTTTTHKSLRGPRGGMVLCQPEYADAVDRGCPMVLGGPLSQTMAAKAVALAEARQPAFRDYAQAVADNAVTLAEGLMKRGVKLVTDGTENHLVLLDVSSYGITGRQAESALLDAGIVTNRNAVPRDPNGAWYTSGVRIGTPALTTRGLGADEFDRVAELIVDVLSATTPTTTSAGAPSKAKYVLADGVADKTKAASAELLDKFPLYPGLELS; this is encoded by the coding sequence ATGACTCAACCCTTCGACGCCGCCGCCGCGTCGGCCGCGTACAACAACGCGCTGCAGGTGATCGCCTCGGTGGAGCCCACCATCGCGGGCGCGATCAGGGCCGAGCTGGCCGACCAGCGGTCCTCGCTCAAGCTGATCGCCAGCGAGAACTACGCCTCCCCCGCCACCTTGCTGACAATGGGCAACTGGCTGTCGGACAAGTACGCCGAGGGCACCGTGGGGCACCGCTTCTACGCGGGCTGCCAGAACGTCGACACCGTCGAGCAGACCGCCGCCGACCACGCGCGCGAGCTGTTCGGCGCCCCGCACGCGTACGTCCAGCCGCACTCCGGCATCGACGCGAACCTGGTCGCGTTCTGGGCGATCCTGGCGCAGCGGATCGAGTCCCCGGCGCTGGCCGAGGCGGGCGCGAAGCACGTCAACGACCTGTCCGACGAGGACTGGACCAAGCTCCGCAAGGCGCTCGGCGACCAGAAGATGCTCGGGATGTCGCTGGACGCCGGCGGTCACCTGACGCACGGCTTCCGGCCGAACATCTCCGGCAAGATGTTCAACCAGCACTCCTACGGCACCGACCCGGAGACCGGGCTGCTCGACTACGACAAGGTCGCCGCGACCGCCCGCGAGTTCAAGCCGCTGATCCTGATCGCCGGCTACTCGGCGTACCCGCGCAAGGTGAACTTCGCGAAGATGCGCGAGATCGCCGACGAGGTCGGCGCGACGCTGATGGTCGACATGGCGCACTTCGCCGGCCTGGTCGCGGGCAAGGTGTTCACGGACGACTTCGACCCGGTCCCGCACGCGCACGTCACCACGACCACGACCCACAAGTCGCTGCGCGGCCCGCGCGGCGGCATGGTGCTCTGCCAGCCGGAGTACGCCGACGCCGTCGACCGCGGATGCCCGATGGTCCTGGGCGGTCCGCTCAGCCAGACGATGGCCGCGAAGGCGGTCGCGCTGGCCGAGGCGCGGCAGCCCGCGTTCCGTGACTACGCGCAGGCGGTCGCCGACAACGCGGTGACGCTGGCCGAGGGCCTGATGAAGCGTGGCGTGAAGCTCGTGACGGACGGCACCGAGAACCACCTGGTCCTGCTCGACGTGTCGTCGTACGGCATCACCGGCCGGCAGGCCGAGTCGGCGCTGCTCGACGCGGGCATCGTCACGAACCGCAACGCCGTACCGCGGGACCCGAACGGCGCCTGGTACACCTCCGGGGTCCGGATCGGTACGCCGGCGCTCACCACGCGGGGCCTCGGCGCCGACGAGTTCGACCGGGTCGCCGAGCTGATCGTCGACGTGCTGTCCGCGACGACGCCGACCACCACATCCGCGGGCGCGCCGTCGAAGGCGAAGTACGTGCTGGCCGACGGGGTGGCCGACAAGACCAAGGCCGCCTCGGCCGAGCTGCTCGACAAGTTCCCGCTGTACCCGGGCCTCGAGCTCAGCTGA
- a CDS encoding GbsR/MarR family transcriptional regulator, with product MSEPTPEEISRFVERFAGVLANSGVPTMSARVMGAMLVSPTGTMTAAELAESLKISQPAVSGAVRQLLQVSFISRERLPGSRKDHYRIREDVFAAILERRNLALSEWESTSRSGAALFGEDSPVGRRLTEAADFFAFIHTDMEQMIKSWRAEHPR from the coding sequence ATGTCCGAGCCCACCCCAGAGGAGATCAGCCGGTTCGTCGAGCGGTTCGCGGGCGTGCTGGCGAACAGCGGCGTACCGACGATGTCGGCCCGGGTGATGGGCGCGATGCTGGTCAGTCCGACCGGGACGATGACGGCGGCCGAGCTCGCCGAGTCATTGAAGATCAGTCAGCCGGCCGTGTCCGGTGCCGTCCGGCAGCTGCTCCAGGTCTCGTTCATCTCCCGCGAGCGGCTGCCCGGATCCCGCAAGGACCACTACCGGATCCGCGAGGACGTGTTCGCCGCGATCCTGGAGCGCCGCAACCTGGCGCTCAGCGAGTGGGAGTCGACCAGCCGCTCCGGTGCGGCCCTGTTCGGCGAGGACTCCCCCGTCGGCCGCCGCCTCACCGAGGCCGCCGACTTCTTCGCCTTCATCCACACCGACATGGAGCAGATGATCAAGAGCTGGCGCGCCGAGCACCCACGCTGA
- a CDS encoding amidase family protein, translating to MTARAIAEQVRSGSMTALEVVEQALDAARRLDPVLHFLDELDADGARALARSEPTGPLAGVPFLIKSRTPPESPLLTRLTAAGAIPIGWSTRARAGAVSLTFGWNGREYTRNPWDSTRSPGGSTAGGAAAVAAGVVPLATGGDSGGSLRIPASFCGIVGFKGTYGRIPRPGGRPLGGLTTAGLLGADLDDVILATSIASGPDRLDPTALPHWPVPSLVDRPWRVAYRSTLGQCPADPGVDRVLRERLAEAGVEAVDVPLELAPTDEAWSVLSALDNGRGVDATAAVRARQVRDLNNTALADLFATVDALVTPTTLTVAHGYDQHEQSIVTGDPCWVFNVTGHPAVSVPAGLSDGLPVGAQVVAPHGSDAVALAVARRLAVELPLPVVSVGARRASS from the coding sequence GTGACTGCTCGCGCGATCGCGGAGCAGGTGCGGTCGGGAAGCATGACAGCGCTGGAGGTTGTCGAACAGGCCCTCGACGCCGCGCGGCGCCTGGACCCGGTGCTGCACTTCCTCGACGAGCTGGATGCCGACGGTGCGCGGGCACTGGCCCGCTCGGAGCCGACCGGGCCGCTGGCCGGGGTACCGTTCCTGATCAAGTCCCGGACGCCGCCGGAGTCGCCGCTGCTCACGCGGCTGACCGCGGCCGGTGCGATCCCGATCGGGTGGTCGACGCGGGCGCGCGCCGGGGCGGTCTCTCTCACGTTCGGGTGGAACGGGCGGGAGTACACGCGCAATCCATGGGACAGCACCCGCTCGCCGGGCGGTTCGACCGCCGGCGGGGCGGCCGCGGTGGCAGCGGGCGTCGTACCGCTGGCGACAGGTGGCGACAGCGGCGGCTCGTTGCGGATTCCGGCGTCGTTCTGCGGGATCGTCGGGTTCAAGGGCACGTACGGGCGGATCCCTCGGCCGGGTGGGCGACCGCTCGGCGGGCTGACCACGGCCGGCCTCCTCGGCGCGGATCTCGACGACGTGATCCTTGCGACCAGCATCGCGAGCGGACCCGATCGCCTCGATCCGACGGCCCTTCCGCACTGGCCGGTGCCGTCGCTCGTGGACCGGCCGTGGCGGGTGGCGTACCGCTCGACCCTCGGGCAGTGTCCCGCGGATCCCGGTGTCGATCGCGTACTGCGGGAGCGGCTGGCGGAGGCCGGCGTCGAGGCGGTCGACGTACCGCTGGAGCTCGCCCCGACCGACGAAGCGTGGTCCGTGTTGTCGGCGCTGGACAACGGGCGCGGTGTGGACGCGACCGCGGCCGTCCGAGCCCGGCAGGTGCGGGATCTCAACAACACCGCGCTGGCCGACCTGTTCGCGACCGTGGACGCGCTGGTGACACCGACCACGCTGACTGTTGCCCACGGCTACGACCAGCACGAGCAGAGCATCGTCACCGGGGATCCGTGCTGGGTGTTCAACGTGACTGGCCATCCCGCCGTCAGCGTGCCGGCCGGCCTGTCGGACGGCTTGCCGGTGGGCGCACAGGTCGTCGCACCGCACGGCTCGGACGCAGTGGCCTTGGCGGTCGCGCGGCGCCTCGCGGTCGAACTCCCGCTGCCGGTGGTCAGCGTGGGTGCTCGGCGCGCCAGCTCTTGA
- a CDS encoding winged helix-turn-helix domain-containing protein, whose protein sequence is MTPANRRAVAPSVLAAVHHPLRRRLIDLLSVDGPATASRLAGATGELVGNVSHHLKVLASAGVIVEAPELAKTRRERWWRIGDTSQYSWSIPDAEGDRAAELVAATADDANLAYQVAKVRQWFDIRHESGEAWGRAAYATERWLTLTPEQLVELGERIEELVREYHDHPAEGEDAQRVYFFAHAVPARP, encoded by the coding sequence ATGACGCCTGCCAACCGCCGGGCGGTGGCGCCGTCCGTCCTCGCCGCCGTCCACCATCCGCTGCGCCGCCGGCTGATCGACCTGCTGTCCGTCGACGGCCCGGCAACCGCGTCGCGACTGGCCGGGGCCACCGGAGAACTTGTCGGCAATGTGAGCCATCACCTGAAGGTTCTCGCGTCCGCGGGCGTGATCGTCGAAGCGCCTGAACTGGCGAAGACCCGGCGCGAGCGGTGGTGGCGGATCGGCGACACCTCGCAGTACTCCTGGTCGATCCCGGACGCGGAGGGGGATCGGGCGGCCGAGTTGGTCGCGGCTACGGCCGACGACGCGAACCTCGCGTATCAGGTCGCGAAGGTGCGCCAGTGGTTCGACATCCGGCACGAGTCCGGCGAAGCCTGGGGGCGGGCGGCGTACGCGACCGAGAGATGGCTCACATTGACGCCCGAGCAACTCGTCGAGCTGGGTGAGCGGATCGAGGAACTGGTCCGCGAGTACCACGACCACCCCGCCGAAGGTGAGGACGCCCAGCGGGTCTACTTCTTCGCCCACGCGGTACCTGCCCGGCCCTGA